In Geminocystis sp. NIES-3708, a single window of DNA contains:
- a CDS encoding DUF2283 domain-containing protein, which produces MKINYYSDTDSLYIHLLDKPSIDSQEISEGVVLDYDENGNLVGIDIDNASKKVQLNELILNQLPSNIMKVAA; this is translated from the coding sequence GTGAAAATTAACTATTATTCTGATACCGATTCTTTATATATTCATTTATTGGATAAACCAAGTATTGACAGTCAGGAAATTTCGGAAGGAGTTGTACTTGACTATGATGAAAATGGTAATTTAGTAGGTATTGACATTGATAATGCTAGTAAAAAAGTTCAACTGAATGAATTAATTTTAAATCAATTACCTTCTAATATTATGAAAGTTGCTGCTTAA